The Sebastes umbrosus isolate fSebUmb1 chromosome 19, fSebUmb1.pri, whole genome shotgun sequence genome has a segment encoding these proteins:
- the tln1 gene encoding talin-1 isoform X2 — MVALSLKIGVGNVVKTMQFEPSTMVYDACRIIRERVPEAQLGQPNDYGLFLSDEDPKKGIWLEAGKALDYYMLRNGDTLEYKKKQRPLKIRMLDGTVKTVMVDDSKIVSDMLMTICARIGITNYDEYSLVRDILEEKKEETTGTLKRDKTLLRDDKKMEKLKQKLHTDDELNWLDHGRTLREQGVEETEMLLLRRKFFYSDQNVDSRDPVQLNLLYVQARDDILNGSHPVSFDKACEFAGYQCQIQFGDHNETKHKPGFLDLKEFLPKEYIKHKGEKKIFQAHKNCQNMTEIEAKVSYVKLARSLQTYGVSFFLVKEKMKGKNKLVPRLLGITKECVMRVDEKTKEVIQEWNLTNIKRWAASPKSFTLDFGDYQDGYYSVQTTEGEQIAQLIAGYIDIILKKKKSKDHFGLEGDEESTMLEDSVSPKKSTVLQQQFNRVGKVETGSVALPAIMRSGAGGPESFQMGSMPQAKQHITSGQMHRGHMPPLTSAQQALTGTINCSMSAVQAAQASLDDFDTLPPLGTDAASQAWRKNKMDESKHEIHSQVDAITAGTASMVNLTAGDPAETDYTAVGCAVTTISSNLTEMSKGVKLLAALMEDEGGNGQQLLGAAKNLAGAVSDMLKTAQPANTEPRQILLQAAGNVGQASGELLSHIGETDTDPQFQDMLMHLAKAVANAAAALVLKAKNVAQKTEDSAQQNRVIAAATQCALSTSQLVACTRVVAPTISSPVCQEQLIEAGKLVAKSVEGCVDASQGATGDEGLLKQVGVAATGVTHALNELLQHIKQYASGGHPIGRHGEATDRILDVTENIFSSMGDAGEMVRQARILAQATSDLVNAIKMDAEGETDLENSRKLLSAAKLLADATAKMVEAAKGAAANPDSEEQQQKLREAAEGLRMATNAAAQNAIKKRLVNKLEHAAKQAAAAATQTIAAAQHAASSNRNTAAQQQLVQSCKVVAEQIPQLVQGVRGSQSQPDSPSAQLALISASQNFLQPGAKMVTASKATVPTIGDQASAMQLGQCAKNLASALAELRTTSQKAQEACGPLEIENALSMVRGLEKEIQEAKASAEGGKLKPLPGETLEKCSQDLGTSTKAVSSSMAQLLSEATQGNENYTGMAARDVAQALKSLASAARGVAATTDDRAARNAILDCAHDVMDKSGNLIEETKRAIAKPGDPESQQRLAQVAKAVSQALNRCVNCLPGQRDVDNAIRTVGEASKTLLSNSFPSSGRSFQEVQAQLNEVAAGLNQSANEVVQASRGTTQDLARSTSKFGQDFSTFLDAGVDMAGTSQSKDDQTQVVSNLKTISMSSSKLLLAAKALSTDQSSPNLKNQLAAAARAVTDSINQLITMCTQQAPGQKECDNALRELESVRVMLENPTEGINELSYFDCIDSVMENSKVLGESMAGISHNAKNSNLPEFGDSVSGGSKALCGLTEAAAQAAYLVGVSDPNSSAGQRGLVDPAQFARANQSIQMACQNLVDPACTQSQVLSAATIVAKHTSALCNACRLASSKTANPVAKRQFVQSAKEVANTTANLVKSIKALDGAFNNENREKCKAATGPLIEAVDNLTAFASNPEFASIPAQISPEGHAAMEPIVAAAKTMLESSTGLIQTARSLAVNPKDPPKWSVLAGHSRTVSDSIKKLITNMREKAPGQRECDDAIEVLNGCIREVDQASLAAISQQLTPREDISMEALHEQMAASVHEISNLIDPVGVAARSEASQLGHKVSQMASYFEPLIMAAIGTASKIVSSQQQMAVLDQTKTLTESALQMLYTAKEAGGNPKAAHMQEALEESVQMMKEAVDDLGATLAEAASAAGAVGGMVDSINDAINKMEDSPALDPEGTFVDYQTTMVKTAKAIAVTVQEMVTKSNTNPDDLGGLANQLTNEFGNLANEAKYAAVTAENDEIGSHIKKQVGELGFSCTGLVTKAGALQCSPSDTFTKRELIESARKVSEKVSFVLASLQAGNRGTQACITAASAVSGIIADLDTTIMFATAGSLNRENAETFADHREYILKTAKALVEDTKLLVSGAGASQEKLSQAAQSSVSTITRLADVVKLGAASLGSEDPETQVVLINAVKDVAKALGNLISATKAAAGKSHDDPSMLQLKSSAKVMVTNVTSLLKTVKAVEDEATKGTRALESTIEHIRQELAVFSSSDPPPSTTTPEEFIRMTKGITMATAKAVAAGNSCRQEDVIATANLSRRAIADMLHSCKQAAYHPEVSKEVQMRALRYGNECATGYLGLLEHVLVIIHKPSHDLKQQLSNYSKRVAGSVTELIQAAEAMKGTEWVDPEDPTVIAENELLGAAAAIEAAAKKLEQLRPRTKPKEADESLNFEEQILEAAKSIAAATSALVKAASAAQRELVAQGKVGAIKANSVDDGQWSHGLISAARMVAAATNNLCEAANSAVQGQASEERLISSAKQVAASTAQLLVACKVKADQDSQTMKRLQAAGNAVKRASDNLVKAAQKAAFDAQDDQAVVVKSKMVGGIAQIIAAQEEMLRKERELDEARKKLATIRQQQYKFLPTELREDGQEQ, encoded by the exons ATGGTGGCTCTGTCCCTAAAGATCGGTGTGGGGAATGTGGTGAAGACCATGCAGTTTGAGCCCTCCACCATGGTGTACGACGCCTGCCGGATCATCAGGGAGAGAGTTCCTGAGGCACAGCTCGGCCAGC CCAAtgactatgggctgtttctgtCTGATGAAGACCCAAAGAAAGGCATCTGGCTGGAGGCAGGAAAGGCACTGGACTACTACATGTTGAGGAATGGG gacaCTCTGGAGTATAAGAAGAAGCAGAGGCCTCTGAAGATCCGCATGCTGGATGGCACCGTGAAGACAGTCATGGTGGACGACTCCAAGATTGTCAGTGACATGCTCATGACCATCTGTGCTAGAATAG gcATCACAAACTATGACGAGTACTCACTTGTGCGAGACATCCTagaggagaaaaaggaggagacCACAGGCACCCTGAAAAGAGACAAGACTCTGCTGAGAGACGACAAGAAGATGGAGAAGCTGAAGCAGAAGCTCCACACGGACGATGAGT TGAACTGGTTGGACCACGGCAGGACGTTGAGGGAACAGGGTGTGGAGGAGACGGAGATGTTGCTGCTGAGGAGGAAATTCTTCTACTCGGACCAGAACGTGGACTCCAGAGACCCCGTCCAGCTCAACCTGCTCTATGTTCAG GCCCGTGATGACATCCTGAACGGATCTCATCCAGTCTCCTTCGATAAGGCCTGCGAGTTTGCCGGCTATCAGTGTCAGATTCAGTTCGGCGACCACAACGAGACCAAACACAAGCCTGGATTCTTAGA CTTAAAGGAGTTCCTTCCCAAAGAGTACATCAAGcacaaaggagagaaaaagatcTTCCAG GCACACAAAAACTGTCAGAACATGACAGAGATCGAGGCCAAAGTCAGCTATGTGAAGCTGGCCAGGTCTCTGCAAACCTACGGAGTGTCATTCTTTCTGGTCAAG GAGAAAATGAAGGGCAAGAACAAACTGGTGCCTCGTCTGCTGGGTATCACCAAGGAGTGCGTGATGAGGGTGGACGAGAAGACCAAGGAGGTGATCCAGGAGTGGAACCTGACCAACATCAAACGCTGGGCTGCCTCACCCAAGAGCTTCACCCTG GACTTTGGAGACTACCAAGATGGTTACTACTCTGTGCAGACCACTGAGGGAGAGCAGATAGCTCAGCTTATTGCCGGTTACATCGACATCATCCTCAAAAAG AAAAAGAGCAAAGACCACTTTGGCCTGGAGGGAGATGAAGAGTCAACCATGCTGGAAGACTCTGTGTCACCCAAAAA GTCCAcagtgctgcagcagcagttcaACAGGGTGGGCAAGGTGGAGACCGGCTCAGTGGCCCTGCCCGCCATCATGCGCTCAGGAGCTGGAGGTCCTGAGAGCTTCCAGATGGGCTCCATGCCTCAGGCCAAGCAGCACATCACCAGTGGACAGATGCACCGAGGACACATGCCTCCACtg ACTTCAGCACAGCAAGCCCTGACTGGAACCATCAACTGCAGCATGTCGGCTGTCCAGGCTGCCCAGGCCTCTCTGGATGACTTTGATACCCTGCCCCCACTGGGAACCGACGCT gcaTCCCAAGCCTGGCGCAAAAACAAGATGGATGAGTCCAAACATGAGATCCATTCCCAGGTGGATGCCATCACAGCAGGCACCGCCTCCATGGTCAACCTCACTGCAG GTGACCCAGCGGAGACGGACTACACAGCGGTGGGCTGTGCCGTGACCACAATCTCCTCCAACCTGACAGAAATGTCAAAGGGTGTCAAACTGCTGGCAGCACTCATGGAGGACGAAGGAGGAAACGGGCAGCAGCTGCTGGGTGCCGCCAAGAACCTGGCCGGTGCCGTCTCCGACATGCTGAAGACCGCCCAGCCTGCAAACACTGAG CCTCGTCAGAtcctgctgcaggctgcaggaaaCGTTGGCCAGGCCAGCGGAGAGCTGCTGTCTCACATAGGAGAGACCGACACTGATCCACAGTTCCAG GACATGCTGATGCATTTGGCTAAGGCTGTGGCCAACGCCGCAGCAGCCCTGGTGCTTAAAGCTAAGAACGTGGCTCAGAAGACCGAGGACTCAGCCCAGCAGAACCGGGTCATTGCTGCAGCCACTCAGTGCGCTCTGTCCACATCCCAGCTGGTGGCCTGCACCAGG GTGGTGGCTCCAACCATCAGCTCCCCGGTGTGCCAGGAGCAGCTGATTGAGGCGGGCAAGCTAGTAGCCAAATCCGTAGAAGGCTGCGTGGATGCGTCGCAGGGGGCCACCGGCGACGAGGGCCTCCTGAAACAGGTGGGAGTGGCCGCCACGGGTGTCACTCATGCTCTCAATGAGCTTCTTCAGCACATCAAACAGTACGCCAGCGGAGGCCATCCTATCGGACGCCATGGAGAAGCCACCGACCGGATCCTGGATGTCACCGAGAACATCTTCAGCTCAATGGGAGATGCTG GTGAGATGGTTCGTCAGGCTCGTATCCTCGCCCAGGCCACGTCTGATCTTGTCAACGCCATCAAGATGGATGCAGAGGGAGAGACCGACCTGGAGAACTCACGCAAGCTGCTGTCAGCCGCCAAGCTGTTGGCAGATGCCACCGCTAAGATGGTGGAGGCTGCTAAG GGTGCAGCAGCAAACCCTGacagtgaggagcagcagcagaagttgCGAGAAGCTGCCGAAGGTCTCCGCATGGCCACCAACGCTGCCGCCCAGAATGCTATCAAGAAACGTCTGGTCAACAAGCTGGAG CATGCAGCCaaacaggcagcagcagctgccaCTCAGACCATCGCTGCTGCCCAGCACGCCGCCTCCTCCAACAGGAACACGGCTGCCCAGCAGCAGCTCGTCCAGAGCTGCAAG gtggTGGCAGAGCAGATCCCTCAGCTGGTTCAGGGGGTCCGAGGCAGCCAGTCTCAGCCTGACAGCCCCAGCGCTCAGCTGGCCCTCATCAGTGCCAGCCAGAACTTCCTGCAG CCTGGTGCCAAGATGGTTACAGCCTCCAAGGCCACAGTTCCCACCATCGGTGACCAGGCCTCAGCTATGCAGCTAGGCCAGTGTGCTAAGAACCTGGCCAGCGCTCTGGCTGAGCTCCGTACCACCTCCCAGAAG gctcaGGAAGCATGCGGTCCATTGGAGATCgaaaatgctctgtcaatggtGCGAGGTCTGGAGAAGGAAATCCAGGAAGCCAAGGCTTCAGCTGAGGGGGGCAAACTCAAACCTCTGCCAGGAGAGACG CTTGAGAAATGCTCCCAGGATCTGGGTACCAGCACCAAGGCTGTGAGCTCATCCATGGCTCAGCTGCTGAGTGAGGCCACCCAGGGCAACGAGAACTACACAG GCATGGCAGCCAGAGACGTGGCCCAGGCCCTCAAGTCCTTGGCCTCGGCCGCCAGAGGCGTCGCCGCCACCACGGACGACCGAGCGGCGAGGAACGCCATACTGGACTGCGCCCATGACGTCATGGATAAGTCAGGCAACCTGATCGAAGAGACCAAGAGGGCCATCGCCAAGCCAGGAGACCCAGAGAGTCAGCAGCGGCTGGCCCAG gtgGCTAAGGCGGTGTCTCAGGCCCTGAACCGATGTGTGAACTGCCTTCCTGGCCAGAGGGATGTGGACAACGCCATCCGCACCGTGGGCGAAGCCAGCAAGACTCTGCTGTCTAATTCT TTCCCGTCCAGTGGAAGGAGCTTCCAGGAGGTTCAGGCTCAGCTCAACGAGGTGGCGGCCGGTCTGAACCAGTCAGCCAATGAGGTGGTCCAGGCGTCCAGAGGGACCACCCAGGACCTGGCCAGGTCCACCAGCAAGTTTGGACAGGACTTCAGCACCTTCCTGGATGCTGGTGTTGATATGGCCGGAACATCCCAG tcTAAAGACGACCAAACACAGGTGGTGTCCAACCTGAAGACAATCTCCATGTCATCCAGCAAGCTGCTGCTGGCAGCCAAAGCCCTGTCCACTGACCAAAGCTCGCCCAACCTCAAGAACCAGCTGGCTGCTGCCGCTCG GGCAGTTACAGACAGCATCAACCAGCTCATCACCATGTGCACTCAGCAGGCTCCTGGTCAGAAGGAGTGTGACAACGCTCTCAGAGAGCTGGAG tcgGTGAGGGTGATGCTGGAGAACCCGACAGAAGGCATCAATGAGCTGTCGTACTTTGACTGCATCGACAGCGTCATGGAGAACTCTAAG GTCCTCGGTGAGTCCATGGCTGGCATTTCCCACAATGCCAAGAACTCCAACCTGCCAGAGTTTGGTGATTCCGTCAGCGGTGGCTCCAAAGCTCTGTGTGGTCTGACTGAAGCAGCTGCACAG GCTGCCTATCTGGTGGGAGTATCGGACCCCAACAGTTCAGCAGGACAGAGGGGCCTGGTGGACCCCGCTCAGTTTGCCCGGGCTAATCAGTCCATTCAGATGGCCTGCCAGAACCTGGTGGACCCAGCCTGCACCCAATCTCAG GTGCTCTCTGCAGCCACCATCGTGGCCAAACACACCTCGGCGCTGTGTAACGCCTGCCGCCTGGCGTCCTCCAAGACCGCCAACCCTGTTGCCAAGAGGCAGTTTGTCCAGTCAGCCAAAGAGGTGGCCAACACCACCGCCAACCTGGTCAAGTCCATAAAG GCTTTAGATGGAGCCTTTAACAacgagaacagagagaagtGTAAGGCTGCCACCGGTCCTCTGATAGAAGCTGTGGACAACCTGACCGCCTTCGCCTCCAACCCCGAGTTCGCCAGCATTCCTGCTCAGATCAGCCCTGAG GGTCATGCAGCCATGGAGCCCATAGTGGCGGCAGCGAAGACGATGCTGGAGAGCTCGACAGGCCTGATCCAGACTGCCCGTTCGCTGGCCGTCAACCCCAAAGACCCCCCCAAGTGGTCGGTGCTGGCCGGACACTCCAGGACTGTGTCTGACTCCATCAAGAAACTCATCACCAACATGAG AGAAAAGGCTCCTGGCCAGAGAGAATGCGACGACGCTATCGAAGTGCTGAACGGCTGCATCCGTGAGGTTGATCAGGCCTCTCTGGCTGCTATCAGCCAGCAGCTAACACCCCGAGAGGACATCTCCATGGag GCTCTCCATGAGCAGATGGCTGCCTCAGTCCACGAGATCAGTAACTTGATTGATCCTGTCGGAGTGGCTGCTCGCTCCGAGGCCTCCCAGCTGGGACACAAG GTGTCTCAGATGGCCAGCTACTTTGAGCCCCTCATCATGGCAGCCATTGGCACAGCGTCCAAGATCGTCAGCAGCCAACAGCAGATGGCTGTCTTAGACCAGACCAAAACCCTGACCGAGTCGGCCCTGCAGATGCTTTACACTGCCAAGGAGGCTGGAGGAAACCCCAAG gCAGCACACATGCAGGAGGCCCTGGAGGAATCGGTGCAGATGATGAAAGAAGCGGTAGACGACCTGGGTGCCACTCTGGCTGAGGCAGCCAGCGCGGCAGGTGCAGTGGGCGGCATGGTGGACTCCATCAATGACGCCATCAATAAAATGGAAGACTCACCTGCTCTTGATCCTGAAGGCACCTTCGTAGACTACCAGACCACCATGGTGAAAACGGCCAAGGCCATAGCTGTCACCGTGCAGGAGATG GTGACCAAGTCTAATACCAACCCTGATGACCTCGGAGGACTGGCCAACCAGCTCACCAATGAGTttggaaatcttgcaaatgagGCCAAATATGCAGCCGTGACGGCAGAGAACGACGAA ATTGGTTCTCACATTAAGAAGCAGGTGGGCGAGCTGGGTTTCAGCTGCACAGGTCTGGTGACCAAAGCTGGAGCTCTGCAGTGCAGCCCCAGCGACACATTCACCAAGAGAGAGCTGATTGAAAGCGCCCGCAAAGTCTCTGAGAAG GTCTCCTTTGTGTTGGCGTCCCTGCAGGCAGGTAACCGTGGCACCCAGGCCTGCATCACAGCAGCCAGTGCTGTGTCTGGAATCATTGCAGACCTCGACACCACCATCATGTTTGCCACTGCTGGAAGTCTGAACAGAGAGAACGCAGAGACCTTCGCTGACCACAG AGAATACATCCTGAAGACAGCCAAGGCTCTGGTGGAGGACACCAAGCTGCTGGTGTCCGGAGCCGGAGCCAGTCAGGAGAAACTGTCCCAGGCTGCCCAGTCCTCAGTGTCCACAATCACCAGATTGGCTGATGTGGTCAAACTGGGAGCTGCCAGCCTGGGTTCGGAAGACCCAGAGACCCAG GTGGTCCTGATCAACGCTGTGAAAGATGTGGCCAAAGCTCTGGGCAACCTCATCAGCGCCACCAAGGCAGCTGCAGGCAAATCTCACGATGACCCCAGCATGCTGCAGCTTAAGAGCTCTGCTAAG GTGATGGTGACCAACGTAACATCCCTCCTGAAGACGGTGAAGGCGGTGGAGGATGAAGCCACAAAGGGGACCAGAGCTTTGGAGTCCACAATTGAACACATCCGACAGGAGCTGGCT GTGTTCAGCAGTTCTGACCCACCGCCATCGACGACCACGCCAGAGGAGTTCATTCGCATGACTAAAGgaatcaccatggcaacggcAAAGGCAGTAGCTGCTGGGAATTCTTGTCGTCAGGAAGACGTCATCGCCACGGCCAACCTCAGCAGACGGGCCATCGCTGACATGCTGCACTCCTGCAAG CAAGCCGCTTACCACCCAGAGGTCAGCAAGGAGGTCCAGATGAGAGCTCTGCGCTACGGCAACGAATGTGCTACTGGGTATCTGGGACTGCTGGAGCATGTGCTGGTG ATCATCCACAAGCCCTCTCATGATCTGAAGCAACAGTTGTCCAACTACTCCAAGCGGGTGGCGGGCTCCGTCACCGAGCTCATCCAAGCTGCCGAGGCCATGAAAG